A segment of the Leptolyngbya sp. NIES-3755 genome:
CGAAACAGGCTCGATCTATATTGAGTTAAACGCTCAAGAAGAGCCAGCATTCGATCGAATTCACTACTCACTGATCGTCGGTGATAACGGTCGTGGATTCCCCTCAGATCTCGATTTCCGAAATACGAAATCGCTCGGTTTACAGTTGGTCTGTACGCTCATCCGACAGCTACGAGGGGAAATAGACCTCAGTAGTGAATCAGGAGTCCGTTTTACAATCACATTCTGCGAACAAAAGATCAGGGTTTAAATGTCATGTCTACTGCCAGGGTGCTCGTCGTTGAAGACGAAAGTATTATCGCGCTAGATATCCAAACGAGCTTACAAAATGCCGGATATCAAGTTGTGTCGATCGCGACTTGTGCTGAGGAGGCACTGAACGATACAGCCGTATTACAACCGGATTTAGTATTAATGGATATTCGGTTGCGAGGCGAAATGGATGGCGTTGAAACCGCTGAACAAATTCGTCAAACTTGGCAACTTCCAGTGATTTTCCTGACGGCTCACGCGGATGAAAATACATTATTAAGAGCGAAAAAGACTCAGCCTTTCGGCTATATTCTAAAGCCTTTTGAGGATCGAGAACTAATCACGATGATTGAAATTGCTCTCTCTCGTCATAAGGCAGAATCTCTAATCAAAACTGCCCTGAGAAAAGAAAAAGAAATCAACGAATTAAAATCGCGATTTGTCTCGGTTGTTTCTCACGAATTTCGCAATCCTCTGAATACAATCCTATTTTCAACTGAGCTACTTCAACGATACGGCAATCAAATTTCAGACCAAAAGAAAGAGACGTATCTCGATCGCATTCAAGGTTCAGTCAAACGCATGAATGACCTTTTATCTGATGTTCTAACCGTCGGAGAAACTGAAGCGGGAAAGCTGCAATTTAGTCCTCAGCCACTTGATGTGATTCGATTTTGCAAAGAACTGGTTGATGAATTTCATTTAAGCGATCGAGGAAAAAGCCAAATCAATTTCTCATTTCGCCAAACTTCAGATCACGATCGTCCCTCGCTTCCTTTACTCGACGAACGCTTGTTGCGCCATATTCTAACGAACCTACTCTCGAATGCTCTGAAATATTCACCCAGCGGTGATCCAATCGAATTCAAGCTGAATTTAAGCGATCGAACTGCAATTTTTCGGATTCAGGATCACGGCATCGGAATTCCTAAAGTCGATCAAATTGATCTCTTTCAATCTTTCCACCGGGCAAGCAACGCTAAGACGATACCTGGAACCGGATTAGGCTTATCGATCGTCAAACAATGCGTCGATTTGCACGGGGGTGCGATCGGTGTGGAAAGTGAAGAAAATCAGGGCACTCTATTCACTGTCACGCTACCGTTAGATAGGCAGTCCACGGATGAAAACAATTCTCGTAATTGAAGATGAGCAAACGGTTCGAGAGTCGATCTTGGATTTACTAGAGGCTGAAGGCTTTCATGGGATTGGTGGAGAAAACGGTAATGTTGGGGTGCAATTGGCACAAGAGCATCATCCGGATCTGATTCTCTGTGACGTGACGATGCCGGATCTGGATGGCTTTTCTGTCCTCGCCCAACTCCGAAAGTCTCCCGATACGGCTGGAATTCCCTTCATTTTTCTCTCCGCCCGCAGCACCAAGTCTGATCAGCGCCAAGGAATGGAACTCGGTGCTGACGACTATTTGACGAAGCCTTGTACTGCGACAGATCTACTTGGAGCGGTGTCGGGTCGATTGGCGAAATATGAAGCACTCGCAGAACGGTTAGCCAAAAAAGTAGAAGCAACCAGAGCGGAAAAACCCGAAATCAGTATAGATTCGATTCCACCCGAAGTGCTGCCAATGTCTGGAACGCGAGATGGATTGCTGAATCATTTTTACCAGGAGCTTCGCAATCCGCTTTCGACGATCAATATGACGCTGCATTTATTAAAGTTGGAGCGAATCGGACATGAATCAACGATCGCAACAGTGCAGCGAGAATATGGTCGCGAATTGGCGGTTTTGCAAGAGGTGTTCAAGCTTCAGGAATATTTGATGCCAGAGAGTGCGGAATTGTTGAGAAACTGCAATTTGGTGCGATTGATGAGCGAAGAGAGAGTTTAAAAGTAAAGAGCGATCGCAGCTTTACGATCGCTCCTTTTTGATTTTGATTAAACCGTTGCCAGTTCCGGGGTCGGACGCTTGCTATTGCGAATTCCTTCGATCGCAGTTGCATAGTCCGGAGCATTGAACACCGCTGAACCTGCCACGATCGCATTCGCACCCGCTTCAATCACTTGCCAGGTGTTATTCGCCTTCAAGCCACCATCCACTTCAATCCACGGATCAAGTCCACGCTCATCGCACATTTGGCGCAACTTACGAATCTTCGGCAACACACCCGGAATAAAGCTCTGCCCACCGAATCCAGGGTTGACGCTCATAATCAGTACGAGGTCACACAGTTCCAACACGTACTCGATCAATTCCAAAGGGCTACCCGGATTGAGCACGACACCCGCTTTTTTGCCGTATTCCTTGATTTGTCCCAAAGTCCGGTGCAAGTGCGGTGAAGCATTATGTTCTGCGTGAACGTAAATATGATCGGCTCCCGCTTTGGCAAAGTCACCGACATACTTTTCAGGCTCTACAATCATCAAGTGAACATCGAGCGGCTTTTGGGTCACGGGGCGAATCGCCTCCACGATCAAAGGACCGATCGTAATGTTCGGGACAAACCGACCATCCATGACATCGACGTGAATCCAATCGGCTCCAGCAGCATCAACGGCGCGAATTTCGTCGCCCAACCGACTAAAATCAGCAGAAAGAATCGAAGGTGCAATGACGATCGGTTTATTGGACATGACGGTTAGTTCCCCTTGGAAAGCATGAGAATTTGTGATCAGTTTAACAAATTGTGAAGGATTTCTCTCAGTTTTAGGTCAGGGTTTGAACAAATCTTAGGAATTTATACTCAAAGGTGTGGCAGATGAAGTGGTGGGTTGGATTGAGCGGCGTATTCGTGGCAGTGACGGCACAAGCAATGCCTGTCGCAGAATCATCGATCGGGAAAGAGGGCATTGACGCACTGCGACTTCAGCAGGCTCCTTATAATCTGACGGGAAGAAAGATTGCGATCGGGCAAGTCGAAATCGGGCGACCTCCACAATTTGGCATCGATAAAGCCGCGAATACGAATCAGGTGATTACGCTCACTCGCGTCTTTTTCCGCAATCAACCCGCCAAAACTAACACCAATTTAGACACTCATGCGGCTCAAGTTGCCAGCGTCATGATCGGAGACAGTAAAGCAGTAAGGGGAGTCGCTCCAGATGCCCGATTGTTTTCTTCTGCGGCGGCAACTCCTCAACGCAGTGGACAAGCTGAAGAATGTTTGGCATCTCAGCAGATCGCGTTACAGAATGGTGGCGATGTGCGAGCGATCAATTTCAGCTTTGGGGAATCGTTGCAGCAAGATCCACGTCCGAATGCTCGATTAGATGGAAATGCGCTACTGACACAATGTATTGATTGGTTGGCGCTCAAATACAATTCGCTGTTCATCATTGCAGGCAACCAAGGGAAAGGCGGTATTCCGATTCCGACTGATAACTACAATGGCATGGTGATTTCCTTCACGCGCCGAGTCGGAGAGGACTATTCAAAGATCGATTTCTCCAATATTGGCGATACCAATCCGCGTATTTTCAAGCGCAATGACGGAGTTGAGACCAGTTTGGGCAATCGTCGATCGCTCTCTCTCACGGCTCCCGGCAGCAAAATTAATGTCGCCAATCTCAAAGGAGAGCAAACCACCTCGATCGGGTCAAGTTTCGCCGCTCCACACGTCACTGCAACTGTGGCATTGTTGCAGGAATTTGGCGATCGACAACTCCGCACCAGTTGTAAAGGTGGCTGCAAACTTCCCTGGACAACCGATTCCCGCAGACACGAAGTGATGAAAGCAGTTTTGATGAATTCGGCTGACAAACTTCAAGATAAAGGCGATGGTCGCTTGCTCGGAATGTCGCGCACGATTTTTGAGAAAGATAATAAAACCTGGACTGATTCTGATGCTTATAAAAATCGTAAAGTTCCACTGAATATTCAAATGGGTGCGGGTCAATTGAATGCGTTCCGGGCGTATCAGCAATTCAGTGCAGGACAATGGAAACCTGGTAAAGCCGTTCCTGCGATCGGATGGAACTATGACAAAATTGGAACCAATCAAACGGTGCAAGATTACATCCTCGATCGACCATTACTTCAAGGCAGCTATGTATCTGCAACTTTGACTTGGGATCGACTGGTGGAATTGAACGATCGAAACAAGAACGGTAATTTTGATCAAGGGGAAACGTTTCGCGATCGGGGTCTGAACAAACTCGATCTCTATCTCATGCGGGCAGAAGATACCGATATTCGCAAAAGTATCTGGTCATCGGTCAGCGATGTCGATAGTGTTCAGCACATTTTCTACCCTGTGCCTGCCACCGGACGTTATAAAATTCGAGTGGTTTTCCGTCAGCAAGTCAGTACGCCAATACAATCTTATGGTTTGGCTTGGTGGTCGGCTCCGTCTCAAAAATAGTAACGCGCTCCTACGCAATCTTGAAGTTGACTAATGTAGTTAGTACATAGCGTGTTCATCGATACACGATTGAGGTCAAACACTGGTTGGAATTGGTCAATATTTTGGTCAATTCCCAACTTTCTTGGAGGAGGAGTATGAAAACAATTCAATTGAAACGATCGGGAATTGCTTTATTTGCGATCGTGCTTGCAATTAGCGCAATTTCTTGTTCGGGTTCTGCCAATTCACAAAGCCCAAAACCAGAGATTAAAAATAACCAAATTGCTCAACAAGTTCAGCCTGTGAATCCAAAAATTGTCGAAGCTAATACGAGATTCGGGTTCAAATTGTTTTCTGAAATTCTCAAGAAAGATGGGAAAGAAAACGTTTTTGTGTCGCCTTCGAGTGTTGCGATCGCGCTTTCAATGGCATACAACGGCGCAAACGGTGAAACCAAATCCGCGATGGCAAGAGCGCTCGAATTCCAAGGCATGACGCTTGAAGAAGTTAACCAAGCGCATCGTAACTTAAAAGCAGCATTAGAGAAAGCTGATCCGAAAGTACAGTTGTCGATCGCAAATTCACTTTGGGCGAGACAAGGTGTTTCTTTTAATCCAGGGTTTCTCGATCGTAATGCCAAATTCTACGATGCTAAAGTGACCTCTCTCAATTTTGATCAACCTGCTGCGGTTGAGGAAATCAATGGCTGGGTGAAAGAAAGTACGAATGGCAAAATTTCAAAAATTGTCGATCGTATTAATCCTGATGATGTGATGTTCTTGATGAATGCGATCTATTTCAAAGGCAAATGGGCGCACGAATTCGATAAAGGCAATACAGAAAATCGCCCATTCACGCTATTCAATGGCTCAAAAAAACAAGTGCCTTTGATGAAGCGACAAGGCAATTATCGTTATCTTGAAACCAATCAATTTCAAGCAATTAGTCTGCCCTACGGGGATGAACGTTTGAGCATGTATGTGTTCCTTCCAAAATCGAATCTTGCTACTTTTCAGAAGTCCTTAACGGCTCAGAATTGGCAGACTTGGATGAAGCAATTTAGCGCTCGTGAAGGACAGATTCAATTGCCCCGATTCAAGATGGATTACGATGTCGAACTGAAAGAGGCGCTATCTGCTCTCGGAATGGGAATTGCATTCGATAACGCTGCCGATTTCTCTGGACTTAGCAAAGGAACGACGAAGATCGATCAGGTTAAACATAAAACCTTTGTAGAAGTGAACGAAGAAGGCACAGAAGCAGCGGCTGTCACTTCGGTTGGCATTGTTGCGACTTCGATTCGAGTTCAAGAAGAACCATTCAGAATGATTGTCGATCGACCATTCTTCTCTGCAATTCGAGACAATCAAACAGGTGAAATTTTGTTTATGGGATCGATCGTGAATCCGGAGTAAAAAAATGCGATCGTTTTTTGAATGAGCGATCGCACTTTATCTATGTTTTTATGGGGGCGAAGGGACTTGAACCCTTACAACCTTGCGGTCAACGGATTTTCTTACTACTGTAGTTTTCACTACCGTGTGACACACGTTTGTAGTCTGGACTATGCCTTCACCTTTTAGCGATATAAACGCCAGTCAGGTGGGAGCCGTCTAGTCTCTACACTTTCCTTGAATCCTCGATCCAAAGCTTAGCTCGGCGTTGGCAGATGAAAGCGTTCGCCGAATTTGACTCCATTCACACAGAACATTTCTGTTCAGGTGCTCAAACCATAAGTCCGTAGCGTCTACCATTCCGCCACGCCCCCAAGATTAGCGCCTTAATTTCGCTAGGAAATCAGAAGCTTAACCAGGATATCACTAGAATTGCAGGATAGGTATAGAAATTTGTAAAAAGATCATCGATCGAATTTCACTGCACAATTTGAAGAGTACGATCGCACGAAAGCGTTAGGATAGAAAGGTCGATATCCGGTTGGAACGCATGGACGTAGCACTTCTATACCTCGCTCTGGGCGGCGCTTACCTTGTGGTTGTGCCGTTAATCATCTTCTTCTACCTCAAAACGCGCTGGTATGTGGCAAGCTCAGTCGAGCGGGGATTTATGTATTTCATGGTGTTCCTTTATTTTCCAGGAATGCTCTTGCTTGCGCCGTTCTTGAATTTCAGACCGAAAGCGCGGCAGATTGAAGCGTAAAAGTAATGCGACGAATTGATGCGATCGGGATTACGTTTGGTGTGTTTTTAGCTGGCGGACTTGCGTTTCTGGTACTTCAGGGCGCAGGTCTCGACAGCATTAGCGCGGGAATTTGGAGTCAGTTGCTCTTGGTCGGCGGCTTGATTGGCTGGTTGGCGAGTTACCTGTTTCGGGTCGTGTCGAAGAATATGACCTACAATCAGCAGCTTCGAGAGTATGAGGATGCGGTGTTGCAGAAGCGCTTGGAAGAATTGACTCCCGAAGAATTAGAAAAGCTTCAGGCAGAGATCGAACAGGAAAAGCAAGGTTCTTAAGATTTCGTGCCCGGATTTGCAGTAATCTACTGAAGTTGCGTTTTTCAAGAATCGAAATGGCTTCAGTGTCGGAATGCTTTGAGCGACTGCGGGATCAGGGTCGGTGTGCGTTGATTCCTTTTTTGACTGCCGGAGATCCGGATTTGGAGACGACTGCTCAGGCGTTGCAGATTCTCGATCGCTCTGGAGCCGATTTGATCGAGTTAGGCGTTCCGTATTCTGATCCGCTGGCAGATGGTCCGGTGATTCAAGCGGCAGCGACTCGATCGCTCTTCAATGGAACTCGGTTAGATGATGTCTTGCAACTGGTGAAGCAAGTTTCGCCAAGTTTGCGATCGCCAATCATTCTCTTCACTTATTACAATCCGATTCTGAATCGCGGGATTGAAACCTTTTTGAAAGAAATCTCTGAAGCAGGAGCGAAAGGTTTAGTGGTTCCGGATTTACCGCTTGAAGAAGCTGAAACGCTGTTGCGTCCGGCAAAAGAGTTTGGCATTGATTTAACGCTATTAGTTGCTCCAACCAGTCCATCAGAGCGAATTGCCGCGATCGCACAACAGTCTCAAGGATTTATCTATCTTGTGAGTACAACGGGTGTCACGGGAATGCGATCGCAAATGGAATCGCGTGTCAAAGATTTGATTGCAGAATTGCGCCAAGTGACTGATAAAGCGATCGGCGTTGGATTTGGAATTTCGCAACCAGAACAAGCGCGGCAAGTGATGAACTGGGGAGCAGATGCAGCGATCGTTGGAAGTGCATTTGTGAAACGATTATCTGAAGGGTCGCCTGCGGAGGGATTGAAAGCGATCGAGGAATTTTGTCAGACGCTGAGAAGTGCGATCGCGGCGGATTAAGTTACCGCTTGAATGAATGGGGTTGGTGTAAAAATCTGAATTGAGGCTTGAGCAAATCCTTGTGTATCGCGAGTTAGAATGCCATCAAGTTGAGTCTCGATCGCAGTTGCGTACTGGATTGCATCCTCAAAATCGGGGAATCCAAGCGATAGAGCCAGCGAAATCACAGCTTGATCGACGGTTGCAATTTGGCAAATGATTGATAATCGCCTCAGAAACCTCAGCGTCCAATCATGTCCTTGAGTTTTGCGAATGATGTAATACAAATCGCTGTATGTTGTTGCAGAAATAAAGCCCTCCGCACGTCTTTGCTCAATCAATGCGAAAGCACGATCGCTATCCTGGAAAAACGGCTGTCGTTGAAGCGCAATGTCGATTAAAACATTCGTGTCCACTAAAACTTTCAAAGGTCGTATTTCTCCTTGAGCGCTTCCCATCTTGCTTCATCTGCATCAAAATCATCTGGCACAGGCTGAGACGTTTCCCACAAATCGCGGAAGGCTTGAGTTTGATACCCGTTTGAATTTGCTGTAGTTTGAAGTCGAGGAATTTCCGCTTGCTGAGTCTGAAGCACGAAAATCTCAACATCGCCAGGAGGAAGATCGATCACTTCTGTAACCACTAACCGTCCATTGGCATCCACTTTTCCTTTAAGTTTGTAAGTTGCCATGATACTTTCCTTAATTGGATTAGTCCGAGTGTACAGAATTTTGGGGAGCGATCGAGGGATTTTGCCAGACGTTGAGAACTGCAATTCAAGGAATCCCCCACGATGTTACCGCTAGAAGACCAGTGCCCTCGCTCTTTGCTTGCTCTAGAGCAGTTGGAAGCGCTTGAAGAACCTGTGAGACATCCTCAGTGGCATGATCATCAAACCCTGCATAGTCTAAACCTAGCTTTGCTTTTTCAAAATAGCTCTCCCAATCTACGTCGAGAACCTGAGAGACTAACTCGATCGTTTGCTCAACCTCGTTAGGGTGAATCAACATATTACCGAGATAGCCTGGAAGTTGTGAAAATCGCTCATAACCAATTCCCATCAAAAGAATCACTGGTGGTGCTACACGCGACAGAATGACCATCTCGATACAATTCCCAGGCAGTAGGGGAGTTTCCGTTTCTAGGATTTGATAAGCGATCGATGAGAACGGCTCGTGACAAAAGTGTAGGGTCAAATCTCCACCAGTGAGCGAACCTTCTACTACAGAATCAATATAGTCTTGAGTGACAGGAGGTGCTTTGGGGCGAGGGGCTAAGATCGAAACTTCTGGAAGCCTGGAAACTCCCTGGGCAGCTTGTTGAAATTCTGATTGTACAGCTTCAAAATTTGCTGGCTCAACCTTGTAAAACCACCAAAAAATATCGATACCCACGGTTTCATCTGCTATTTTTAGTTCAATTGTACCATCTTTGATTTAACGAATCGCTTAAAGACTCAAATCGCTCCACAACATTCGATGATCTGAATTTGCAGCTTTCATGGTTTGACAGTTCGAGACTTTGAAATCGCGAGTTACGAAGATATGATCGATCGGGATTTTTACCAAAGCTGTAACCCAATTGGGATGATGCACATAAGTTGCAGATTCAATCCAAGAAGGTTCTATCCCAAAGCCCAAGCGCGTATTGTGCAAACCTGTATTATTCAGAAGTTCGGAATAGTAGGGAGACCAAGGCGTGAGATTGAAATCACCTAAAAGGATTCGGGGTTGTTGCTGCAAATAAGTTCTAAGCTCAGCGAGGAAAGCATTGCGTCGTTTGAATGTACTGGGTTTGACGGGTACAGAAGGGTGTACTGCAATCAACTGAACTGTTTTCTGATTGATGTTCAAAGATGTGATGAGAGCAGAGCCGTTTTTGAAGCCTTTTCGCTCAGGGGAGATCAGTGGGAATCGGCTAAAGATCGTTAAACCGCCGCCAGAAGTCCGATAAGAAAAAGGAAAGTTCTTTAATCGTTGAGATAGTTCTGTTTTTGCTTCAGCACTGCTTTCTTGGATTGCAGCGATATCAGGTTTGACTGAATTGCATTTGCGATCGCATCCCATTGATCATTCGCACCATTGATGTTGAACGTTAAGACTCGAATGGTATTTTCTGAACCTTGCTGCGAATGAGGTAGATACCAAGGAACAATCGAAGCACTATTAAAAGCAAACAAGCCTAGAGATAGATAGAGCAATATTTGAGTTCGGAACTTTCGGATTTTGCAGATTAGGCTAACGATCGCAATTCCACCTGCAAGCAACAGATAATACACTCGAAAATGGCTGAATAATTCCAATGGATAGCTTCGCCAAAACAAGCTCCCGATCGACAAAATTGCGATCGCGCTCAAGACGATTGCTAGAACCGCTCTAATGATTCGCTCACTCATGTTGCTTCACGCTTTGATTTAAGACGTGCTACAACTGCAACTGATCTAATTCCGACAGAAAAAAAGGCACCCGATTGGATGCCCGATGAACTCTTAGAATGATGAACTCATTGGTCTATGCACCTTGACGATTGGTTCGCTGTCCTCGCTGACTCCGCTGTTGTTGAAGCTGATCCCGCTGTTGTTGGGTCAAGACTTCACGCTCAATCCGTTCCCGCGATGCCTGCTTTCTCTGGCGAATCTGGG
Coding sequences within it:
- a CDS encoding response regulator receiver sensor signal transduction histidine kinase (similar to AA sequence:cyanobase_aa:PCC7424_1114), with product MSTARVLVVEDESIIALDIQTSLQNAGYQVVSIATCAEEALNDTAVLQPDLVLMDIRLRGEMDGVETAEQIRQTWQLPVIFLTAHADENTLLRAKKTQPFGYILKPFEDRELITMIEIALSRHKAESLIKTALRKEKEINELKSRFVSVVSHEFRNPLNTILFSTELLQRYGNQISDQKKETYLDRIQGSVKRMNDLLSDVLTVGETEAGKLQFSPQPLDVIRFCKELVDEFHLSDRGKSQINFSFRQTSDHDRPSLPLLDERLLRHILTNLLSNALKYSPSGDPIEFKLNLSDRTAIFRIQDHGIGIPKVDQIDLFQSFHRASNAKTIPGTGLGLSIVKQCVDLHGGAIGVESEENQGTLFTVTLPLDRQSTDENNSRN
- a CDS encoding putative diguanylate phosphodiesterase with response regulator receiver modulation (similar to AA sequence:cyanobase_aa:LBDG_09750), which produces MKTILVIEDEQTVRESILDLLEAEGFHGIGGENGNVGVQLAQEHHPDLILCDVTMPDLDGFSVLAQLRKSPDTAGIPFIFLSARSTKSDQRQGMELGADDYLTKPCTATDLLGAVSGRLAKYEALAERLAKKVEATRAEKPEISIDSIPPEVLPMSGTRDGLLNHFYQELRNPLSTINMTLHLLKLERIGHESTIATVQREYGRELAVLQEVFKLQEYLMPESAELLRNCNLVRLMSEERV
- a CDS encoding ribulose-phosphate 3-epimerase (similar to AA sequence:cyanobase_aa:LBDG_09760), with the translated sequence MSNKPIVIAPSILSADFSRLGDEIRAVDAAGADWIHVDVMDGRFVPNITIGPLIVEAIRPVTQKPLDVHLMIVEPEKYVGDFAKAGADHIYVHAEHNASPHLHRTLGQIKEYGKKAGVVLNPGSPLELIEYVLELCDLVLIMSVNPGFGGQSFIPGVLPKIRKLRQMCDERGLDPWIEVDGGLKANNTWQVIEAGANAIVAGSAVFNAPDYATAIEGIRNSKRPTPELATV
- a CDS encoding peptidase S8/S53 subtilisin kexin sedolisin (similar to AA sequence:cyanobase_aa:LBDG_09770), producing MKWWVGLSGVFVAVTAQAMPVAESSIGKEGIDALRLQQAPYNLTGRKIAIGQVEIGRPPQFGIDKAANTNQVITLTRVFFRNQPAKTNTNLDTHAAQVASVMIGDSKAVRGVAPDARLFSSAAATPQRSGQAEECLASQQIALQNGGDVRAINFSFGESLQQDPRPNARLDGNALLTQCIDWLALKYNSLFIIAGNQGKGGIPIPTDNYNGMVISFTRRVGEDYSKIDFSNIGDTNPRIFKRNDGVETSLGNRRSLSLTAPGSKINVANLKGEQTTSIGSSFAAPHVTATVALLQEFGDRQLRTSCKGGCKLPWTTDSRRHEVMKAVLMNSADKLQDKGDGRLLGMSRTIFEKDNKTWTDSDAYKNRKVPLNIQMGAGQLNAFRAYQQFSAGQWKPGKAVPAIGWNYDKIGTNQTVQDYILDRPLLQGSYVSATLTWDRLVELNDRNKNGNFDQGETFRDRGLNKLDLYLMRAEDTDIRKSIWSSVSDVDSVQHIFYPVPATGRYKIRVVFRQQVSTPIQSYGLAWWSAPSQK
- a CDS encoding proteinase inhibitor I4 serpin (similar to AA sequence:cyanobase_aa:LBDG_09780), with translation MKTIQLKRSGIALFAIVLAISAISCSGSANSQSPKPEIKNNQIAQQVQPVNPKIVEANTRFGFKLFSEILKKDGKENVFVSPSSVAIALSMAYNGANGETKSAMARALEFQGMTLEEVNQAHRNLKAALEKADPKVQLSIANSLWARQGVSFNPGFLDRNAKFYDAKVTSLNFDQPAAVEEINGWVKESTNGKISKIVDRINPDDVMFLMNAIYFKGKWAHEFDKGNTENRPFTLFNGSKKQVPLMKRQGNYRYLETNQFQAISLPYGDERLSMYVFLPKSNLATFQKSLTAQNWQTWMKQFSAREGQIQLPRFKMDYDVELKEALSALGMGIAFDNAADFSGLSKGTTKIDQVKHKTFVEVNEEGTEAAAVTSVGIVATSIRVQEEPFRMIVDRPFFSAIRDNQTGEILFMGSIVNPE
- a CDS encoding hypothetical protein (hypothetical protein Npun_F6621;~similar to AA sequence:cyanobase_aa:LBDG_20970), which codes for MDVALLYLALGGAYLVVVPLIIFFYLKTRWYVASSVERGFMYFMVFLYFPGMLLLAPFLNFRPKARQIEA
- a CDS encoding hypothetical protein (similar to AA sequence:cyanobase_aa:Tery_4494), with protein sequence MRRIDAIGITFGVFLAGGLAFLVLQGAGLDSISAGIWSQLLLVGGLIGWLASYLFRVVSKNMTYNQQLREYEDAVLQKRLEELTPEELEKLQAEIEQEKQGS
- a CDS encoding tryptophan synthase, alpha subunit (similar to AA sequence:cyanobase_aa:LBDG_20950) — encoded protein: MASVSECFERLRDQGRCALIPFLTAGDPDLETTAQALQILDRSGADLIELGVPYSDPLADGPVIQAAATRSLFNGTRLDDVLQLVKQVSPSLRSPIILFTYYNPILNRGIETFLKEISEAGAKGLVVPDLPLEEAETLLRPAKEFGIDLTLLVAPTSPSERIAAIAQQSQGFIYLVSTTGVTGMRSQMESRVKDLIAELRQVTDKAIGVGFGISQPEQARQVMNWGADAAIVGSAFVKRLSEGSPAEGLKAIEEFCQTLRSAIAAD
- a CDS encoding PilT protein domain protein (similar to AA sequence:cyanobase_aa:PCC7424_5555), with the protein product MGSAQGEIRPLKVLVDTNVLIDIALQRQPFFQDSDRAFALIEQRRAEGFISATTYSDLYYIIRKTQGHDWTLRFLRRLSIICQIATVDQAVISLALSLGFPDFEDAIQYATAIETQLDGILTRDTQGFAQASIQIFTPTPFIQAVT
- a CDS encoding hypothetical protein (similar to AA sequence:cyanobase_aa:PCC7424_5554), with product MATYKLKGKVDANGRLVVTEVIDLPPGDVEIFVLQTQQAEIPRLQTTANSNGYQTQAFRDLWETSQPVPDDFDADEARWEALKEKYDL
- a CDS encoding hypothetical protein (similar to AA sequence:cyanobase_aa:AM1_3108), translating into MGIDIFWWFYKVEPANFEAVQSEFQQAAQGVSRLPEVSILAPRPKAPPVTQDYIDSVVEGSLTGGDLTLHFCHEPFSSIAYQILETETPLLPGNCIEMVILSRVAPPVILLMGIGYERFSQLPGYLGNMLIHPNEVEQTIELVSQVLDVDWESYFEKAKLGLDYAGFDDHATEDVSQVLQALPTALEQAKSEGTGLLAVTSWGIP
- a CDS encoding endonuclease (similar to AA sequence:cyanobase_aa:PCC8801_0260), giving the protein MGCDRKCNSVKPDIAAIQESSAEAKTELSQRLKNFPFSYRTSGGGLTIFSRFPLISPERKGFKNGSALITSLNINQKTVQLIAVHPSVPVKPSTFKRRNAFLAELRTYLQQQPRILLGDFNLTPWSPYYSELLNNTGLHNTRLGFGIEPSWIESATYVHHPNWVTALVKIPIDHIFVTRDFKVSNCQTMKAANSDHRMLWSDLSL